The Huiozyma naganishii CBS 8797 chromosome 1, complete genome genome window below encodes:
- the RAD5 gene encoding DNA helicase RAD5 (similar to Saccharomyces cerevisiae RAD5 (YLR032W); ancestral locus Anc_2.411), whose product MKNTVEQQKSRFFKDELESSTDVSSSFNASLNNNESFLFRCPEPESVQEDTNKADAACNQVEDTPSPKVQFHTQIKEVIPDLDAGMVDTLYTKFKDSEDVLSKAISYYFEHGIIESKDEVVELQRLPSSSPSKDIFPTFSSEATPAKRKKTFGFRAEKKLKPSVLWKKFIGSLQVSAMATRPTLKPLKYGSEMHLVKSAGDASLHNLFDSRGRQKKKLSNHVRVVDAERNREVGKVPEETARILYPLLGTDEISFEATLVFCNNKRLSVGDGFVLQLDCFLASTIFDRKAKTPGTSSSQKSSTWGMNISISETDEELVWRFRTKALISLFNKIRIHPVENDEDAGHTNQDNEIIDLEDDESFENLMSQDSDPEADSHYENRTMNLNQLKTFYSVSQSFESQRSLPETDPPKDLLKVQLRAYQKQGLTWMLRREHEFDKANSNGSADEVIGDMMNPLWKKFSWPKDMSWEAQKLGQGLDTIPNFEYFYANLHTGEFSTKKPVLRSIIKGGILSDEMGLGKTISALSLVLMAPEDSQYQKKDLFRSETGDNLDSDIIEKPSEVPYASKTTLIVVPMSLLTQWNMEFNAVNNCSDKRCEVYYGGNVSSLKTLLTMTKNPPAVVLTTYGIVQNEWNKLLRDNKMRSKISESTGLFAVDFYRVIIDEGHTIRNRGTVTSKAIMDLRSRCRWVLTGTPIINRLDDLYSLVKFLDLEPWSQVGYWKTFISEPFENKNFKQAFDVVNAIMQPVVLRRTKDMKGADGKPLVVLPPKEITIEKLKLNNSQAAVYKYLLNKAEDSVKLGLARGDLLKKYSTILVHILRLRQICCDIELLGSQDENDEDLAEINRGFQENADIKAILNDVKQKKNSSKKSKEQIEESIINLHEKYPDNNSLTNLECSICTTEPIDPHKLILTDCGHPFCDKCILEYITYQKEKKLDVKCPICREMLDDTSGMFCLKGEVEQGEDFELTLFDNTKKPAKIEALVKGLQQLQDSSSGEQVIVFSQFSSYLDILERDLSNAFSAESSKIYKFDGRLSLKERSAVLADFQLKDFSKQKILLLSLKAGGVGLNLTCASRAYMMDPWWSPSMEDQAIDRLHRIGQTNSVKVVRFIIENSIEEKMLRIQERKRTIGEAMDADEDERRRRRIEEIKTLFE is encoded by the coding sequence ATGAAAAATACTGTGGAACAGCAGAAGAGCAGATTTTTTAAGGATGAGCTGGAGTCTTCAACAGatgtttcttcttcattcAACGCGTCTTTGAACAATAACGAGTCATTCCTGTTCAGATGTCCCGAACCCGAGAGTGTACAAGAAGACACTAATAAGGCTGATGCAGCGTGTAATCAAGTTGAAGATACTCCCAGCCCGAAAGTACAGTTTCATACTCAAATAAAAGAAGTTATTCCAGATTTGGATGCCGGAATGGTGGATACACTCTATACAAAATTTAAAGACTCTGAGGATGTTCTTTCAAAAGCTATATCTTATTATTTTGAGCACGGAATCATTGAATCAAAGGATGAAGTAGTTGAGCTGCAGAGGTTACCGTCCtcatctccttcaaaagatATTTTCCCTACATTTTCGAGTGAAGCTACACCTgcgaaaagaaaaaagacTTTTGGGTTCAGAGCCGAGAAGAAGCTCAAACCATCTgtactttggaaaaaattcATTGGATCGTTACAGGTCAGCGCGATGGCCACGAGGCCGACACTCAAACCACTCAAATATGGTTCCGAAATGCATCTTGTTAAGTCAGCGGGAGATGCTTCTCTTCACAATTTGTTCGATAGTCGAGGGAggcaaaagaaaaagttaTCTAACCATGTTAGGGTAGTTGACGCCGAAAGAAACAGGGAGGTCGGGAAAGTACCTGAAGAGACTGCTAGGATACTTTACCCTCTTCTGGGTACAGACGAAATAAGCTTTGAGGCAACATTAGTGTTTTGCAATAATAAACGTCTTAGCGTTGGTGATGGTTTCGTTCTACAACTGGATTGTTTCCTCGCCTCAACAATTTTTGATCGGAAGGCAAAAACTCCGGGAACCTCATCCTCGCAAAAAAGTTCAACTTGGGGGATGAATATAAGTATAAGTGAAACTGATGAAGAACTAGTCTGGCGTTTTAGGACGAAAGCTCTTATTTCTTTATTTAACAAGATACGGATACATCCTGTTGAAAATGACGAAGATGCTGGGCACACCAATCAAGACAACGAAATAATAGATTTGGAAGATGATGAAAGTTTTGAGAATTTGATGTCACAGGATAGCGATCCTGAGGCAGATTCTCATTATGAGAACAGGACTATGAACTTGAATCAATTAAAGACATTTTACAGTGTGTCTCAGTCGTTTGAGTCACAGCGGAGTCTTCCTGAAACGGACCCTCCCAAGGATCTTCTGAAAGTACAATTGAGGGCATATCAAAAGCAAGGTTTGACATGGATGCTTCGAAGAGAGCATGAATTTGACAAGGCCAATTCGAATGGTAGTGCTGACGAAGTAATTGGAGATATGATGAATCCTTTATGGAAGAAGTTCAGCTGGCCTAAGGACATGTCATGGGAAGCACAGAAGTTAGGTCAAGGTTTGGATACCATACCTAactttgaatatttttATGCCAATCTTCATACAGGCGAGTTTTCAACCAAGAAACCCGTTCTCAGATCAATAATAAAAGGTGGTATTCTTTCTGATGAAATGGGTCTTGGTAAAACAATATCAGCTTTATCACTGGTGCTGATGGCACCAGAGGACTCCCAGtaccaaaagaaagatttGTTTAGATCAGAAACTGGTGACAACTTAGATTCTGACATTATAGAAAAGCCAAGTGAGGTACCATATGCATCTAAAACCACTCTGATTGTTGTTCCGATGTCTTTACTGACTCAATGGAACATGGAATTTAACGCGGTGAATAACTGCTCTGATAAAAGGTGCGAGGTATACTATGGTGGTAATGTTAGTAGTTTAAAGACTCTCCTGACAATGACAAAAAATCCTCCTGCAGTTGTTTTAACAACATACGGTATTGTGCAAAACGAGTGGAACAAGCTGCTCAGAGACAACAAGATGCGTTCAAAGATATCAGAATCCACTGGGTTATTTGCGGTTGATTTTTACAGAGTGATTATCGATGAAGGCCACACGATTAGGAATAGAGGTACGGTGACCTCCAAGGCTATAATGGACCTACGAAGTAGGTGTAGATGGGTTTTAACCGGTACTCCAATTATCAATAGATTGGACGATTTGTACAGTTTagtgaaatttttggacCTAGAACCTTGGTCCCAAGTCGGTTATTGGAAAACTTTCATTTCAGAACCCTTCGAAAATAAGAACTTTAAGCAAGCTTTTGATGTTGTCAACGCTATCATGCAACCTGTTGTTTTGAGACGAACTAAAGATATGAAGGGTGCAGATGGCAAGCCTCTCGTGGTTCTACCCCCCAAGGAGATTACAATCGAAAAACTGAAGCTAAACAATTCACAGGCAGCGGTCTACAAGTACTTATTGAACAAAGCGGAAGACAGTGTCAAGTTAGGTCTGGCTCGTGGTGATttattgaagaaatacTCTACAATTCTGGTTCATATTTTGAGGCTGAGACAAATATGCTGTGATATCGAGTTATTAGGTTCTCAGGACGAGAATGATGAAGATTTGGCAGAGATAAACCGAGGCTTTCAGGAAAATGCTGATATCAAAGCAATCTTGAACGATGTcaagcagaaaaaaaactcGTCAAAAAAGTCGAAAGAACAAATCGAAGAGTCCATTATTAATCTACATGAGAAATATCCGGACAATAACTCCCTTACAAATTTGGAATGCTCGATTTGTACAACTGAACCGATTGATCCACATAAGCTAATTCTCACAGATTGTGGGCACCCGTTCTGTGATAAGTGCATTCTCGAGTACATAACGTatcaaaaggaaaagaaattggacGTGAAATGCCCTATATGCCGAGAGATGTTAGATGATACATCAGGCATGTTTTGCCTGAAGGGGGAAGTAGAGCAAGGAGAGGACTTCGAACTGACCTTGTTTGACAACACAAAAAAACCTGCTAAAATCGAGGCGCTCGTCAAAGGACTACAGCAATTACAAgactcttcttctggtgAACAAGTAATCGTGTTCTCCCAATTCTCATCGTACCTTGATATTTTAGAAAGAGACCTGTCTAACGCTTTTTCGGCAGAAAGTTCTAAGATCTACAAATTTGATGGGAGGctttctttgaaggagagatCCGCGGTTCTAGCAGACTTCCAATTGAAAGATTTTAGTAAACAGAAAATACTATTGCTGTCTCTAAAAGCTGGTGGAGTAGGGCTGAACTTGACATGTGCGTCACGTGCCTATATGATGGATCCATGGTGGTCACCGAGCATGGAAGATCAAGCCATTGATAGACTCCATAGAATAGGCCAGACCAACAGTGTAAAAGTTGTGAGATTCATCATCGAAAATAGcattgaggaaaaaatgttaCGGAttcaagaaagaaaacgaacAATCGGTGAGGCAATGGATGCAGACGAGGATGAGAGAAGGCGGCGCAGaatcgaagaaatcaagACACTGTTCGAGTAG
- the KNAG0A06040 gene encoding NMT1/THI5 family protein, with the protein MSTDKITFLLNWQPAPYHIAIFLALTKGYFKEEGLDMAILEPTNPSDVTELIGSGKVDMGLKAMIHTLAAKARGYPVTSVASLLDEPFTGVLYLEGSGITEDFQSLKGKKIGYVGEFGKIQIDELTKHYGMKPDEYTAVRCGMNVAKYIIEGKIDAGVGIECMQQVELEKYLVQRGRPATDAKMLRIDKLACLGCCCFCTILYICNDAFLKANPEKVKKFLKAIRKATTFMLNDPVTAWKEYIDFKPQLDTDLSFKQYQRCYAYFSESLYNVHRDWKKVTGYGKRLEILPPDYVANYTNEYLTWPEPEEVSDPLEAQRLMAIHQDKCRKEGTFTRLTLPA; encoded by the coding sequence atgtCCACAGACAAAATCACCTTTCTACTAAACTGGCAACCTGCCCCTTACCACATTGCCATCTTCTTGGCTTTGACCAAGGGCTACTTCAAGGAAGAAGGTCTAGACATGGCTATTTTGGAGCCCACCAATCCTTCCGATGTTACCGAATTAATTGGTTCCGGTAAGGTTGACATGGGTTTGAAAGCCATGATCCACACCTTGGCTGCTAAGGCTCGTGGATACCCTGTTACCTCTGTTGCCTCGCTATTGGATGAACCATTCACTGGTGTTTTGTACTTGGAGGGCAGCGGTATCACCGAGGACTTCCAATCCTTGAAGGGGAAAAAGATTGGGTACGTTGGTGAATTTGGTAAGATTCAAATTGACGAATTGACCAAACACTATGGTATGAAGCCAGATGAATACACTGCTGTCAGATGTGGTATGAATGTTGCCAAATACATCATTGAGGGTAAGATTGACGCTGGTGTTGGTATTGAATGTATGCAACAGGTTGAGTTGGAAAAATACTTGGTCCAACGTGGCAGACCAGCGACTGATGCCAAGATGCTGAGAATTGATAAGTTGGCTTGTTTGgggtgctgctgcttctgcACCATCCTTTACATTTGCAACGATGCTTTCTTGAAGGCTAACCCAGAAAAGGTTAAGAAGTTCCTAAAGGCCATCAGAAAGGCCACCACTTTTATGTTGAACGACCCCGTTACTGCTTGGAAGGAATACATCGACTTCAAACCTCAATTGGACACTGACTTATCGTTCAAACAGTACCAAAGATGTTACGCTTACTTCTCTGAATCATTGTACAATGTGCACCGTGACTGGAAGAAGGTTACTGGCTATGGGAAGAGATTGGAAATTTTGCCACCTGACTATGTTGCCAACTACACTAACGAATACTTGACTTGGCCAGAACCGGAAGAAGTTTCTGATCCTTTGGAAGCTCAAAGATTGATGGCTATCCACCAGGACAAGTGCAGAAAGGAGGGTACCTTTACAAGGTTGACCCTACCAGCCTAA
- the KNAG0A06050 gene encoding uncharacterized protein (similar to Saccharomyces cerevisiae YLR031W and YMR124W; ancestral locus Anc_2.414): MYQAREIMTVNFLEKSSVRTVKIKLPKTSINFDEGEQQVKNSSPKFNYPSVFLGFLNKKESRQAKVNPITVEDIQESTNKRISAQSKDSHSPVTVIRTTDLISETLENDIGQPLRRASREEYSDDGQLTGIVAHKSDMDNREATSLHLTPSDSNLYAASAIKKTSIESSSPSATPYSKQISRLSLQQRYSLLTSDGSSCDRDDLIDILTLQKQKLEEIENILEVKENRLRLWEEELESRTLAFEAKEATHGMRYSDGGTTEEVTNCTMSSPNFGVTGTKSKSGSAFFSEDSAIQLPTQKEKFYNLETAKVGTYDPTFSWIGGYTNPLTISSEQLNILNENKNLLEKNLFLSKQLECVARLTGGVYNDDDSTFEELKRKLVDLSEQFGKLSKELSEEKWKRFLIEELFLFYENNAGPSIKELVWVIAQLKMKLDQPHP, from the coding sequence atgTACCAAGCAAGGGAAATAATGACTGTtaatttcttggaaaaaaGCTCTGTTAGAACCgttaaaataaaattgCCCAAAACTTCAATTAACTTTGAtgaaggagaacaacaagttAAGAATTCAAGCCCAAAGTTTAACTACCCTTCGGTATTTTTAGggtttttgaacaaaaaggAAAGTCGTCAAGCAAAAGTTAACCCTATCACTGTCGAAGATATTCAAGAATCGACGAATAAAAGAATCAGTGCACAGAGCAAAGACTCTCACAGCCCTGTAACAGTAATTCGTACCACAGACTTAATATCTGAAACTTTAGAAAATGATATTGGGCAACCTCTGAGAAGAGCAAGCAGGGAGGAATACAGTGACGACGGTCAGTTGACCGGTATTGTTGCTCACAAAAGCGATATGGACAATCGAGAAGCAACATCACTCCACCTAACACCGTCTGATTCTAATTTATACGCTGCGTCTGCCATAAAAAAGACATCGATAGAATCTTCCAGTCCTTCCGCCACCCCGTATAGTAAACAGATATCAAGGCTCTCCTTGCAACAGAGGTATTCATTGCTTACAAGCGATGGAAGCAGTTGTGACCGCGATGATTTGATAGACATACTGACATTACAAAAGCAGAAACTGGAGGAGATAGAAAACATATTGGAGGTGAAAGAGAATAGACTACGTCTGTGGGAGGAGGAGTTGGAAAGTCGCACCCTGGCATTTGaagcaaaagaagcaaCCCACGGTATGCGATACAGTGATGGTGGTACCACTGAAGAGGTAACTAACTGCACAATGTCCAGTCCGAATTTCGGTGTAACGGGAACAAAAAGCAAAAGTGGATCcgccttcttctctgaAGATAGTGCCATTCAACTACCCACTcagaaagaaaagttttATAACCTTGAAACGGCAAAAGTCGGGACTTACGATCCAACTTTTTCTTGGATTGGTGGTTACACGAACCCATTGACTATTTCCTCGGAACAGTTAAATATCCTTAACGAAAACAAGAACCTACTGGAAAAGAATTTGTTTCTATCCAAACAGTTAGAATGTGTAGCTCGGTTGACTGGTGGGGTATataatgatgatgacaGTACATTTGAggaattgaaaagaaagttaGTCGATCTGTCTGAACAATTCGGAAAGTTGAGTAAAGAGCTTTCAGAGgagaaatggaaaagatTTCTTATTGAAGAGCTGTTTTTGTTCTACGAAAACAATGCAGGTCCCTCCATCAAAGAACTTGTCTGGGTCATCGCACAACTAAAAATGAAACTGGATCAGCCACATCCCTGA
- the RPL15A gene encoding 60S ribosomal protein eL15 (similar to Saccharomyces cerevisiae RPL15A (YLR029C) and RPL15B (YMR121C); ancestral locus Anc_2.417): MGAYKYLEELQRKKQSDVLRFLQRVRVWEYRQKNVIHRASRPSRPDKARRLGYKAKQGFVIYRVRVRRGNRKRPVPKGATYGKPTNQGVNELKYQRSLRATAEERVGRRAANLRVLNSYWVNQDSTYKYFEIILVDPQHKAIRRDARYNWICNPVHKHRENRGLTATGKKSRGINKGHRYHNTQAGRRKTWKRQNTLSLWRYRK; the protein is encoded by the coding sequence ATGGGTGCCTACAAGtatttggaagaattgcaaagaaagaagcaaTCCGATGTTCTAAGATTCTTGCAAAGAGTCAGAGTCTGGGAATACAGACAAAAGAACGTCATCCACAGAGCCTCCAGACCTTCTAGACCAGACAAGGCCAGAAGATTAGGTTACAAGGCCAAGCAAGGTTTCGTCATCTACCGTGTCAGAGTTAGACGTGGTAACAGAAAGAGACCTGTGCCAAAGGGTGCTACTTACGGTAAGCCAACCAACCAAGGTGTCAACGAATTGAAGTACCAGAGATCTCTAAGAGCCACTGCCGAAGAGAGAGTTGGTCGTCGTGCTGCTAACTTGAGAGTCTTGAACTCCTACTGGGTTAACCAGGACTCTACTTACAAGTACTTCGAAATTATCTTGGTTGATCCTCAACACAAGGCCATTAGAAGAGACGCTCGTTACAACTGGATCTGTAACCCAGTTCACAAGCACCGTGAGAACAGAGGTTTGACTGCCACTGGTAAGAAGTCCAGAGGTATCAACAAGGGTCACAGATACCACAACACCCAGGCCGGTAGAAGAAAGACCTGGAAGAGACAGAACACTTTGTCTCTATGGAGATACAGAAAATAA
- the ADE16 gene encoding bifunctional phosphoribosylaminoimidazolecarboxamide formyltransferase/IMP cyclohydrolase ADE16 (similar to Saccharomyces cerevisiae ADE16 (YLR028C) and ADE17 (YMR120C); ancestral locus Anc_2.418): MVEYKKTAILSVYDKTGLLDLAKGLVENDVRILASGGTAQLVREAGFPVDDVSTITHAPEMLGGRVKTLHPVIHGGILARNLDSDEQDLKDQHIEKVDFVICNLYPFKETVSKIGVTVEEAVEEIDIGGVTLLRAAAKNHARVTVLSDPEDYAVFITELSKDGEISQDLRNRLALKAFEHTAEYDALIADFFRKRYSEDKAQLPLRYGCNPYQKPAQAFITQQEELPFKVLCGTPGYINLLDALNSWPLVKELSASLNLPAAASFKHVSPAGVAIGIPLSDTEKQVYFVSDMANMSPLACAYARARGADRMSSFGDFIALSNIVDVSTASIIAKEVSDGVIAPGYEPEALEILKKKKNGKYCILQIDPNYGPEAIETRQVFGVSLQQRRNDAIINQSSFREIVSNNKGLTEQAVIDLTVATLSLKYTQSNSVCYAKNGMVIGLGAGQQSRIHCTRLAGTKADNWWLRQHPKVLAFKWAKGVKRPEKSNAIDLYVSEQIPDSGPEREEYESKFEELPEPLTGEERKEWLSKLNNVSLSSDAFFPFPDNIYRAARSGVKYIAAPSGSVMDKAVFGAADALGMVYVENPIRLFHH; the protein is encoded by the coding sequence ATGGTAGAATATAAGAAGACAGCTATACTTTCCGTCTACGATAAGACCGGGCTTTTGGATCTCGCGAAGGGCCTGGTAGAGAATGACGTGCGTATTCTAGCATCCGGTGGAACCGCACAATTGGTCCGGGAGGCCGGTTTCCCAGTGGACGACGTTTCCACAATCACACATGCTCCTGAAATGCTAGGTGGGAGGGTCAAGACTCTGCATCCTGTCATTCATGGTGGTATTCTCGCCAGGAATTTGGACAGTGACGAGCAGGACCTGAAAGACCAGCATATTGAAAAGGTCGACTTCGTCATTTGCAATCTGTACCCGTTTAAAGAAACTGTTAGCAAGATTGGTGTCACTGTGGAGGAGGCAGTGGAGGAAATTGATATTGGAGGGGTGACTCTGTTGAGGGCTGCGGCCAAGAACCATGCTAGGGTGACCGTGTTGTCCGATCCGGAGGACTATGCGGTCTTCATTACCGAATTGTCCAAAGATGGGGAGATCTCTCAGGATTTGAGAAACAGACTGGCCCTCAAGGCCTTTGAACACACGGCTGAATACGACGCATTGATTGCGGACTTCTTCAGGAAGAGATACTCCGAGGACAAAGCGCAGTTGCCACTTCGTTACGGTTGTAACCCGTACCAGAAACCAGCGCAAGCGTTTATCACGCAACAGGAGGAGCTACCATTCAAAGTGCTTTGCGGAACCCCAGGCTACATCAATCTGCTGGACGCATTGAACTCTTGGCCTCTGGTTAAGGAGCTTTCCGCATCGTTGAACTTACCAGCGGCTGCGTCGTTCAAGCACGTATCGCCAGCTGGTGTCGCCATTGGTATTCCGCTGTCGGATACCGAGAAGCAAGTCTATTTTGTCTCTGACATGGCGAACATGTCCCCACTAGCGTGTGCCTATGCGAGAGCGCGTGGTGCGGATAGAATGTCCTCATTTGGTGATTTCATCGCGCTATCTAACATTGTCGACGTATCTACGGCCAGTATCATTGCGAAGGAGGTATCCGACGGTGTCATTGCACCCGGTTACGAACCTGAAGCTTTGGAgattctgaagaagaagaaaaacggGAAATACTGCATTTTACAGATCGATCCAAACTACGGTCCTGAAGCGATAGAAACGAGACAAGTGTTTGGTGTTTCCTTGCAACAGAGGAGAAACGATGCAATCATCAACCAATCTTCATTCAGAGAAATCGTATCGAATAACAAGGGGCTAACTGAGCAAGCTGTTATCGACTTGACCGTGGCTACTCTATCGCTGAAGTACACGCAGTCAAACTCCGTGTGCTACGCCAAGAATGGTATGGTCATTGGTCTCGGTGCTGGCCAGCAGTCAAGAATCCACTGCACCAGGTTGGCGGGGACCAAAGCGGACAACTGGTGGTTGAGACAACACCCTAAGGTGCTTGCCTTCAAGTGGGCTAAGGGCGTCAAGAGACCCGAGAAGTCGAATGCTATCGATTTGTACGTTAGTGAGCAAATACCAGACTCTGGGCCCGAAAGAGAGGAGTACGAATCTAAATTCGAGGAACTACCAGAACCACTAACGGGAGAGGAGAGAAAGGAGTGGTTGTCCAAGCTGAATAACGTGAGTTTGTCCTCGGATGCCTTCTTCCCATTCCCTGACAATATCTACCGGGCAGCCAGATCTGGTGTGAAGTACATTGCTGCCCCCTCCGGCTCTGTCATGGACAAAGCTGTGTTTGGTGCTGCCGATGCACTTGGCATGGTCTACGTGGAGAACCCAATCAGACTATTCCACCACTGA
- the ASI3 gene encoding putative ubiquitin-protein ligase ASI3 (similar to Saccharomyces cerevisiae ASI1 (YMR119W) and ASI3 (YNL008C); ancestral locus Anc_2.419): MNRTAGVQNPTVFARDIVSDGWLFAPIINAVYRFVLALFHVNVSSAAGRTDGQGSQGHGTVVLFILHFVDYLLSPYGGICFATSLVLNRIKVMSALRSTSQSGVMLPLWSRTLLHTVALVPLVYTLLQLLAQMDSIDWFPKVGANDPSFVSTRVLLVVAWSRIVETFYTTTTKLRVLQDTDFPLAGLSIELFVMGSEYHLGPGHYFEPLMAVLSRISIHLLELVQRRQWRFACNSLQNCYITYYLVRRDGEPSLANADFRMWPNYLVTEVGIGALITAYCAGEINWSDIVARVNGLGSFGEEEYFSIMCKIVDTLCDTRETPVEATAMEGREQLYRSYIVSGYLDQVENTPDDSQWSEKKREYHQEKGGRPSIVSAALAGRFGQLAVLSRRVLLAFRSNLLGRRTTSRRGTAGAAAKDFNILVTKRNYAKFLARIVSNGRCDNDTHHAVNSYLLPDFDTSPDYTPGPPYKVYPEEEEYEMLEQDPDEIKEELATLCTPELSDLSTPSNLSWIISLWSMLTCQGDSDKVMTRRQYAATHADDVLTEVVLQEAVFGGGRKIAHTHAQTPGDNVHSLGYTDEETDDEMEAMCPICQRYPRNVVLWPCRCLAVCNQCRETLGKRGFNACITCQKQVSGYSKINTV, translated from the coding sequence ATGAACAGAACGGCCGGTGTGCAAAACCCCACCGTGTTTGCTAGAGATATCGTGAGTGACGGATGGTTGTTTGCCCCGATCATCAACGCGGTTTACAGGTTCGTGCTTGCGTTGTTCCACGTTAATGTATCGTCTGCTGCTGGGAGAACCGATGGGCAAGGTTCCCAAGGACACGGCACCGTGGTGTTGTTTATACTGCATTTCGTTGATTACCTGCTCAGCCCTTATGGTGGCATCTGCTTCGCGACTAGTCTGGTTCTCAACAGAATAAAAGTGATGTCCGCACTGAGGTCCACCTCTCAGAGTGGTGTCATGCTGCCCCTGTGGTCTAGGACTCTGTTGCACACGGTGGCGCTCGTGCCGTTGGTGTACACactgttgcaattgctAGCGCAGATGGACAGTATAGATTGGTTCCCAAAAGTCGGTGCGAACGACCCGTCGTTTGTGTCCACGAGAGTGTTGCTAGTGGTGGCATGGTCCCGCATAGTGGAGACTTTCTACACTACAACAACGAAACTGCGGGTCCTACAGGATACGGATTTCCCTCTCGCAGGGCTGTCCATCGAATTGTTCGTCATGGGAAGTGAGTACCATCTGGGACCAGGGCACTACTTCGAGCCCCTTATGGCCGTGCTCAGCAGGATCTCGATACACTTGCTTGAGTTGGTGCAGCGGCGGCAGTGGCGGTTCGCGTGCAACTCTTTGCAGAACTGTTACATCACGTACTACCTCGTGCGGCGAGACGGTGAGCCATCTCTTGCGAATGCGGATTTTAGAATGTGGCCCAACTACCTCGTGACAGAGGTCGGTATCGGTGCCCTCATCACAGCGTACTGTGCGGGGGAAATAAACTGGTCAGACATCGTGGCGAGGGTCAATGGGCTGGGGTCCTTTGGCGAGGAGGAGTACTTCAGCATCATGTGCAAAATTGTAGACACCCTGTGTGATACGCGGGAAACACCGGTCGAGGCCACCGCCATGGAAGGTAGGGAGCAACTGTACCGTTCATACATTGTCAGCGGGTACTTGGACCAAGTAGAGAACACGCCGGACGATTCGCAATGGAGCGAGAAGAAACGGGAGTATCATCAGGAGAAGGGGGGCCGCCCCTCCATTGTTTCCGCGGCCCTGGCTGGGAGATTCGGACAATTGGCCGTCCTCTCACGGCGCGTCCTACTTGCGTTCCGCTCGAATCTGTTAGGGCGCAGAACAACAAGTCGGCGCGGAACAGCCGGTGCCGCCGCGAAGGATTTCAACATCCTAGTGACGAAACGTAACTACGCCAAGTTTTTGGCGAGAATAGTCTCCAACGGGCGCTGTGACAATGATACACACCACGCAGTCAACAGCTACCTCCTGCCAGATTTCGACACCTCGCCAGATTACACTCCGGGACCACCTTACAAAGTATACcctgaggaggaggagtACGAAATGCTCGAACAGGACCCCGATGAAATCAAGGAGGAACTGGCGACGCTGTGCACTCCAGAACTCTCGGACCTGTCCACGCCGTCCAACCTGAGCTGGATCATCTCCCTGTGGTCAATGCTGACCTGTCAGGGGGATTCAGACAAGGTAATGACCAGGAGACAGTATGCGGCTACACATGCGGACGACGTCCTCACGGAGGTGGTGTTACAAGAAGCCGTGTTCGGCGGCGGAAGAAAGATCGCGCATACGCATGCGCAAACCCCAGGAGACAACGTACATTCTCTAGGGTACACGGACGAGGAAACAGACGACGAAATGGAGGCGATGTGTCCGATCTGCCAGAGGTACCCCAGAAACGTCGTTCTCTGGCCCTGTCGATGCCTCGCGGTTTGCAATCAATGCAGAGAAACACTCGGGAAACGCGGATTCAACGCGTGCATCACCTGCCAAAAACAAGTCAGCGGGTACAGCAAGATAAACACCGTGTGA